In one window of Hallerella porci DNA:
- a CDS encoding alpha-E domain-containing protein: MVRSFIISPTKADRFYWLGRYEMRVYLTLHQLNKCYDKMIDGEPDDYIYFWQKLDVVGHYKTNAEFTLGMLYDEENPSSVISAQRFAMDNAMMVREDIMSETLSYLEMSVALMKKKKAEGVTNTTELQSIIDWSLAF, from the coding sequence ATGGTTAGAAGTTTTATTATTTCTCCTACGAAAGCGGATCGTTTTTACTGGCTTGGACGCTACGAGATGCGCGTTTATTTGACTCTTCATCAATTAAACAAATGCTACGATAAAATGATCGACGGCGAGCCTGACGATTACATTTACTTTTGGCAAAAACTCGATGTTGTCGGCCACTACAAAACCAATGCGGAATTTACTCTCGGGATGCTTTACGATGAAGAAAATCCGTCGAGTGTAATTTCGGCTCAACGCTTTGCAATGGACAATGCGATGATGGTCCGCGAAGACATTATGAGCGAAACGCTTAGCTATTTAGAGATGAGCGTTGCCCTGATGAAAAAGAAAAAAGCCGAAGGCGTTACCAATACAACAGAACTGCAAAGTATCATCGATTGGTCGCTTGCTTTCTGA